In Pseudomonadota bacterium, one genomic interval encodes:
- a CDS encoding thioredoxin family protein, with product MKIHILGSGCQNCMKLAKNAEEAAKAKGTECEVIKITDIKEIMSYGVMQTPAIVIDGKVKSVGRVLSVEEIKKLL from the coding sequence ATGAAGATTCATATTTTAGGATCAGGTTGTCAGAACTGTATGAAACTCGCAAAAAACGCAGAAGAAGCGGCAAAAGCAAAAGGAACTGAATGTGAAGTTATAAAGATAACTGATATTAAGGAAATTATGAGTTATGGCGTTATGCAAACACCAGCCATCGTAATCGACGGCAAAGTAAAAAGCGTCGGCAGAGTGCTTTCCGTAGAAGAGATTAAGAAACTGCTATGA
- a CDS encoding thioredoxin domain-containing protein: MGIFPPNICKPKGKQVILFIAICLVIFAFFFKGFTAPVFAAEALVPSFGMGKINVRLYTDYFCSPCRDMEPNVEPIISELVKKNVINITFVDTPFSRASMLYARHFLYIMNEKKDFDHVLNARSVLIGASLEKITEEAKLEEYLRDKGIKFKPFDVKPVFNILNNYLKEDKIQATPACVVDQDGKIERYSGGSDIIKALKNLK; the protein is encoded by the coding sequence ATGGGTATTTTTCCCCCGAATATTTGCAAACCTAAAGGCAAACAGGTTATCCTTTTTATAGCAATCTGCCTTGTCATCTTTGCCTTTTTCTTCAAGGGTTTCACTGCCCCCGTGTTTGCTGCAGAAGCCCTTGTCCCTTCTTTCGGCATGGGAAAGATAAATGTAAGGCTATACACCGACTATTTCTGCTCGCCATGCAGGGACATGGAACCGAACGTGGAACCCATTATATCAGAGCTTGTAAAAAAGAATGTTATTAATATCACCTTTGTCGATACTCCTTTTTCCAGAGCCTCCATGCTGTATGCACGGCACTTTCTATATATCATGAATGAGAAAAAGGATTTCGACCATGTTCTCAATGCACGGTCTGTTCTGATCGGAGCATCCCTTGAAAAGATAACCGAAGAGGCAAAACTCGAGGAATATCTTAGAGATAAAGGGATTAAATTCAAACCTTTCGATGTAAAGCCTGTGTTTAATATCCTGAATAATTACCTGAAAGAGGACAAGATACAGGCAACGCCAGCCTGCGTCGTAGATCAGGATGGAAAAATAGAGCGGTACAGCGGCGGATCTGACATTATCAAAGCTCTTAAGAATCTGAAATAG
- a CDS encoding putative zinc-binding protein, with translation MLEEKDLCCNGSAKTLILACAGGSNTGQISNKAMIELEKRGMGNAYCLAGVGADLSGFVESARAANTILIDGCPIGCGKKSFEKHGITPTRYIVVTELGIEKNHNFDNLEAETEEAIRKML, from the coding sequence ATGCTGGAAGAAAAAGATCTTTGTTGCAACGGGAGCGCAAAAACACTGATTCTTGCCTGTGCAGGCGGGTCAAACACGGGACAAATCTCGAACAAGGCAATGATCGAGCTTGAAAAAAGGGGCATGGGGAACGCCTACTGTCTTGCCGGTGTAGGCGCTGATCTGTCCGGTTTTGTAGAGAGCGCGCGGGCAGCCAATACAATCCTCATCGACGGATGCCCTATAGGATGCGGAAAAAAGTCATTTGAGAAACACGGTATTACACCTACACGTTATATTGTAGTCACGGAACTCGGCATTGAAAAGAATCACAACTTTGACAACCTTGAAGCAGAGACCGAGGAAGCGATCAGGAAAATGCTTTAA